GTGATCTTCGCTACTGTTATTACAACTTCAACATGTGCAGTCTACGAAACCTGTCGGTCCCTCAATACTGAGATGAGGAGGGAAAACTTTTAAAAAGCCGTGAATGTGAACCTCATCGAACAAGTTACAACATAATTTAACTGATTACACGACGGAGCTGCTGCCGAGTATTTAAATCAAGGGATAagtgatttttaatatatttatgaCTGACCAACTTTTTACCTCATCACTATAGACAATTTTATATCCCGGTGTGAATTCTGGCGTATTTTATCttaatttatttgtgaatGTTGGAATGAATGTGTAATTTTAATCGTTAGAACAATGGACTGGATTTAGAGAGTTTTTatatgttatttatattttagttatatttcatctacattttacttatttttcattcacgttttatttatatgttatttatatttcatttgcattttatttatatttaatttattcaattaatagTCAAAGTCGTATTTATTATCGttcttgtcatttttttttccaagccTGTCCATtgatttcatctttttcttttgtgtcAAAAAGAGATTCAAATTCTTCACCGTCcccttatttatattatttatctCCCCCTATTGACATATATTTTTGACCTCCCACATTAAGCAAAATATAGgctaaaacaaaaataaaaacagttaTTTACAACAGGACGTGAATACCCGGAGATGAGTACCTATATATCAGAGGAGATAAAGAAATAGAAGTCAAAGTTAGACCTAGTAAACGTCACGTCACAACTTCAATGAGTTAGGGTGAGGTAAGGGGACAGCATCTGAAGGTGCGTCAAACGCCAAGGACAACGGAGACAAGGAAGGAGGGGAAATGGCATTAGGCAGCTATGTCACCGCCGGGAGGTCAGGAAGAGGAAAGGTGACAGTGGGTCATTCTCTTTTACGCCATAATCAACTAACAACTCTTATACAGACTATGGGTTCCAGGACATGGTCAAAAGAATTATTCAGTAGCTATTTCCATGTCGTAGCAGCGGTCAGTTCATCCCAAAACTGCATTCGTTCTTTATGAAAACCATACTGAACTTTTAGTGCCACGTCAGATCCGTTACCAATGCGAAGATAATTATCATGAGACGTAAATGGAGACCAAATCGTCGAGAAATCCGAATCTAACGTCAGCGGTACTCTGAAAGTGGAATAGAACGATTTCTATCCAGACTAGCTACATCGAGATGTTATCTGTACGGGTCCTCAGTAATCAGAACTACCCAGTAGCCGCGAAGGATGTCCAGAGCTGAACCATCGTGTCCACCATTTTCCAATCAGCATCGTTATATTCCCAATCTGCGGGTCCATACCAACTCTTTGGTCCAGGAAGAAGATACAGCAGATCGTTAGCATGTGTCACTCCGTAGTTCGCTGGAAGACCACCATCATAATTAAAACTGAACCTACCGCGGTATTCGAAGGAACCGAAATCCTCTAACTTCTCAGCTTTAACTAAGTGTTCTTTCATCACTGTATGTTGGATATGTAAATACGGCATCACCTATGAGTTGAGTTATGTTCGTTAGTAACTGAAACATATATACACCAATAAATACACATGTAAAACGAATGTTCCTACATGAAATAATAAACGCCGCGAAATCCACTACGGGGAAATAACTTACCAAATTCCTATTGACAGTCAGGTCATTCACGTAGTATGACTTGAGGGTCGTTGTGAAGGCTGTCACATTTTCAACCAAGTATTTGGACTGTACGATTACAGGTAGGGCGGAATCGATATCATCCAAAAGATGTGGGAGAATGTCTGGATTTCTGTAGTATGCTGACAACATCGAAAGAGATGGTTCATGTGTAAAGCTATCAATTTGGGCAAGAAACACGGCGTTGTTCACGAGTGTATAACCTTGTGCGACTGAACAGACAAACCCAGGGCAGTACTTCGTTTCAATCGAAGAATACTTACGAACAGTAGAATGAAGTCTCTCGTCTCGAGTGACGAGGGCGATCGAAGGCAGATCGCGAATTTTTCCAGCAGCCAAGAGATTTGCAGGACTATCGTTCAGTAAGGACCCTTCTACGTCTGGTTCGATAGTTGGGCCCCACACGACGGCTGGGCAAATTTTAGACTCGACATTCGTCGATGCATTTTTACTAtcgatttcaaaaatgaattttgaggTTAATGAACATTATATTGGATACCACAACGTATCTGAGATTTCCAACCGGAAGCTCTGCGTACGGGATTCCCTTGAAAGCAAAGAACGTTTTATTACGGTAGCTGACCATATTCACACCTCGAATTGTTCCTTGCGGCACTGCTGCTATCGGAGACGTCATTTTTACAGCAACTTATATAGCAACTGCCCAGCAAGAGCAAAACAGTACATGCCCTTACGTTATAACACCACGTCGACGCCATATCTTTCATCTTCTGCGTGAAGCAGAAATGTGTTCACCTTGGTAAAGCGGACGGTGTGTGAATTGAGGAATTGTAACCACACAAACCGGCTGCTTAGAAAGATGGATCAAATATGAAGAAATACTGCGATGTTATCTAAGCATATGCAGAACATCGGAATAGAGATTGGTAAATACGGGGTCATCGTAACATGACACCGTTACGTACGATATTAGGGAAATCTCTGATGAGAGAGCAGATTCTGAGCCACGGTCACACCGCCGACGCCACACACGCACAACTTCTACGCGAGTCGAGCAAAGCGGACAAATGCTCTGAATGAAAACTTGTGTACCCTAAAGCATAGATTTTTCGACGTACTGAGTTAAATTTTGTAGAGCACCTGACTGCAGTTACTAATACGCTCAAGATTCTCGTTGgatatatgttttattttgaaaatagcaTGGGTGATACAGATTAGCATAAAGGAgcataattttgaaactgGTCGGCATCAAGAGAAGCGCCTAGAACTATTCTGTTAGATGATTTTAAAGCTGGCTGTACTGAGAAAATATTCATACGTCTACTTCGGGGAAAGCCAACAAGGGCCGAAAATTTCCGTCGCAGAGTCATAGCTGAATCCTGGTTTCTATAGGCATTCGTAAATTTAGTTCGTCAAGATGACACCAGCTGAACACCAACTAATTATGAACTGCGTCATTCTTATGTGAATAGCGAAAATTGTTActtatttgtgaaaattacCCGCTGCATTCTGGGCTCAAATTCATAATTTAATCCTTGGGGTCGACGATACATATCGGTATACCGgaataaaataacttgaaaatattgatattatgtcatatatgtgaatatgtCATTTTAACAAAATGCGACAAGTGCGTTAAAAAACTATGATGAGGTTATTTTGTCCCCGAATCTAGTAGTTACAGTTAGCGCAGCTcggttgagaaaaattcaggTGTGGTCCCTTATTTTGACGTTCCAAGGGTAGCTGGATTTGTTGAAGTATGTTATATCAATTGATTTCCGTGTCTTGTAGCTCTGTCAGCGcacgatttttgaaaaatcagagCGCTCGTCGGACAAGATACGGGCACTTCAACATCATTAAATAAgcgataaaaatgtatttaatatCGGTGCATCGATCGAAATAAAGTCGGTGTATAATTGAATTTGTCAGTAACTGTACCCACGTAGACATGAGCTATAATGTTCTAGTCGCGGAAATACCTTTGACAAacatttcaaatgaatttaGATCTGGAATGATGATTAATTATTAGTAATGATTTGAACATTGTTCTACTAGTCAAATTGAACCATTGTTATGATAGCGGAGAACAGTGAATGAACTGTCATTATTTCTTTGAATGTTTGAGGACGTCTTTGTAATACTTTGCAGTCATGTGTAGACGTGGCACAGAATAACTATCTATCATGGATCAAACTTATAAATGCACTTGGGCGAgcaaaggagaagaaaaagaaattcctGCTTTCGAATTGAACTTACGAATaagttatatacatatgtattctTAAGTATCACGCTGACCCGCCTAATCATGTATAATGACTTTGATTATTTTAGTATAAACTCCAATTTATAGAATGGgtgcaaaatttttgaatcttaGATAATAACTGATCAGAATGACGAACCTTTTTCCATGCCACCGTTTGAAGGTTGGCGATTGGAATATGTACAATTCCAATCGTCGTTGTCACTACTGTCTATTGTATGATTGGAATCTGTAATCTTgtgaataaaaacaatttttctgacatattATGATTCATATATGATAGTCATGAGAGATTAATGTGAACTTACTTCTGCTAAAGCTGATTCTCGCTTGAGCTGATTTACGTTTGACTTCGTCTTGTGTTTCAATGTGGAAACGAATACTCGAAGTTTTACATTACTTCAATATAAAGATCTTATTAATTGatcatgatttttttgaagTTAGTGCATCATTTGGATGACGATGACAGAAACACGGTTATATTCTGTGAATGAAAACATACCGCCAACGGTCAAACTGACACACGGCACATCGACCAAGCAGAGAACGAATAAAATGCCAACAATGTGCTCGATATTTCGAGAACTTTGAGATTCGATCGTAGCATCAGTTTTTTATAAGTGGATTTCATTATCATTTGTAATTAGATAAGTTTGGGGTCAGTTTGACTCCACCGTGGCAACAGTGTAATTTCAG
The Neodiprion lecontei isolate iyNeoLeco1 chromosome 3, iyNeoLeco1.1, whole genome shotgun sequence DNA segment above includes these coding regions:
- the LOC107225619 gene encoding bile salt-activated lipase-like is translated as MPYLHIQHTVMKEHLVKAEKLEDFGSFEYRGRFSFNYDGGLPANYGVTHANDLLYLLPGPKSWYGPADWEYNDADWKMVDTMVQLWTSFAATGVPLTLDSDFSTIWSPFTSHDNYLRIGNGSDVALKVQYGFHKERMQFWDELTAATTWK